From one Pirellulales bacterium genomic stretch:
- a CDS encoding DNA repair exonuclease: MSRDRLRFIHTSDLHLEQPLYGVPEVPEHLRDVFLETPYLAAERVFEAALSEQVDFVALAGDALHPRRGGPRALEFLCEQFTRLNERGIAVFWAGGTVDTPASWPHELALPPNVTVFPAQHLTAFPVYREGRLIAQVVGASRAGRGTLATDDLTPDNADLPRIAIVHGALDGIGHTGGIDYWALGGRHNASKAGSDASLAHYCGSPQGRHPSETEPHGCLLVGMNDDGHWQSRLIPTDVVRWYDERLALDEKAKRGDLEKLMQKRIESLSAADPGLDRLIAWHISARGELATQLRRGNLAADVLSGLRQKYGVKSPAAWSWKLEVEPPETVPVGWQQQQTMLGDFLRMVEQLRVQPRESLELQRYAGPHKLAEIEQAVDLSDAGARQRVLQHVTALGIDLLRGEEGRP; encoded by the coding sequence ATGAGCCGCGATCGGCTGCGTTTCATTCACACCAGCGACTTGCATCTCGAGCAGCCGCTGTATGGTGTGCCCGAGGTGCCCGAGCATCTGCGCGACGTCTTTCTCGAGACGCCGTACCTGGCCGCCGAGCGCGTGTTCGAAGCGGCGCTCTCCGAACAGGTCGATTTCGTGGCGCTGGCGGGCGATGCCTTGCACCCGCGCCGCGGCGGGCCCAGGGCGCTGGAGTTTCTCTGCGAACAATTCACACGGCTCAACGAGCGCGGCATCGCCGTGTTCTGGGCCGGCGGAACCGTCGACACGCCCGCGAGCTGGCCGCACGAGCTGGCTCTCCCGCCCAACGTGACGGTGTTTCCCGCGCAACATTTGACGGCGTTTCCCGTCTACCGCGAGGGCCGCTTGATCGCGCAGGTGGTTGGCGCGAGCCGCGCGGGGCGCGGCACACTGGCGACCGACGATTTGACGCCCGATAACGCCGATCTGCCGCGAATTGCCATCGTGCACGGCGCGCTTGACGGGATCGGTCACACGGGCGGCATCGACTACTGGGCCCTGGGCGGCCGGCACAATGCATCCAAAGCCGGCAGCGACGCATCGCTGGCCCACTACTGCGGCAGCCCGCAGGGCCGGCATCCCAGCGAGACCGAGCCGCACGGCTGCCTGCTGGTCGGCATGAATGACGACGGCCACTGGCAGTCGCGCTTGATCCCCACCGACGTGGTGCGGTGGTACGACGAGCGATTGGCGCTCGACGAGAAGGCCAAGCGTGGCGATCTGGAAAAGCTGATGCAGAAGCGCATCGAATCGCTGAGCGCCGCCGATCCGGGGCTCGATCGCCTGATTGCCTGGCACATCTCGGCCCGTGGCGAGCTGGCCACGCAGTTGCGTCGCGGCAACCTGGCGGCCGACGTCCTGTCGGGCCTGCGGCAGAAATACGGCGTGAAATCGCCTGCCGCGTGGAGCTGGAAACTCGAAGTCGAGCCGCCCGAAACGGTGCCTGTCGGTTGGCAGCAACAGCAGACCATGCTGGGCGACTTCCTGCGGATGGTCGAGCAACTGCGCGTGCAGCCGCGCGAATCGCTGGAGCTGCAACGGTATGCCGGCCCGCACAAGCTGGCCGAAATCGAGCAAGCCGTAGATCTGAGCGACGCAGGGGCGCGACAGCGCGTGCTGCAGCACGTCACGGCGCTGGGCATCGATCTGCTGCGCGGCGAGGAGGGCCGGCCATGA
- the cbiE gene encoding precorrin-6y C5,15-methyltransferase (decarboxylating) subunit CbiE, with protein sequence MARTLAAAEKIHIIGIGDDGLEGLTAAARDLLDRAELLIGTDELLRLVPTSKAEKWAVGGDMDEATSRLNAAGKKRAVILASGDPLFYGVARYLCGRLGKDRFEIVPHVSSMQLAFARVKESWEEAYLTNLASRPLEAVVERIRTAEKVGLFTTEQYPPSAVAQAMLENRLDYFYGYVCENLGSPDERVTVGEMSELAQQDFAAPNVMVLVRKPERPDRPSEQLGRRLFGNPDEAFQQSKPKHGLLTPAELRAVALAELDLGPTSVVWDIGAGSGSVAIEAAQIAASGKVYAVEMDADDHALMVSNAERFGVKNLVAVHGRAPDAWAGLPVPDAIFVGGSGRGISRVVDAAYDRLRPGGRLVATVGSIENLSEVHGTLHARGPDVKVWLFNIARGIYQLERVRFEALNPSFLMSVRKPD encoded by the coding sequence ATGGCGCGAACCTTGGCTGCCGCGGAAAAGATTCACATCATCGGGATTGGCGACGATGGCCTGGAAGGCCTGACCGCCGCGGCGCGCGACCTGCTCGACCGCGCCGAATTGCTCATTGGCACCGACGAACTGCTCCGCCTGGTGCCCACCAGCAAGGCGGAAAAATGGGCCGTCGGGGGCGATATGGACGAGGCGACCAGCCGCCTCAACGCGGCCGGAAAAAAAAGGGCCGTGATCCTAGCTTCGGGCGACCCGCTGTTCTATGGCGTGGCCCGGTATCTCTGCGGCCGGCTGGGCAAGGACCGGTTCGAGATCGTCCCGCACGTGAGCAGCATGCAACTGGCCTTTGCCCGCGTGAAGGAAAGCTGGGAAGAGGCCTACCTGACCAACTTGGCGTCGCGCCCCCTGGAGGCCGTTGTCGAGCGCATCCGTACGGCTGAAAAGGTCGGGCTGTTCACGACCGAGCAGTATCCGCCGAGCGCCGTGGCGCAGGCGATGCTCGAGAATCGCCTCGATTACTTCTACGGTTATGTCTGCGAGAACCTCGGCTCGCCCGACGAACGCGTGACCGTGGGCGAAATGTCCGAATTGGCCCAGCAGGATTTCGCCGCGCCGAACGTCATGGTTCTGGTGCGCAAGCCCGAGCGGCCCGATCGCCCGAGCGAACAACTAGGACGGCGATTGTTCGGCAATCCTGACGAGGCATTCCAGCAATCGAAGCCCAAGCACGGTCTGCTGACGCCGGCCGAGTTGCGGGCCGTCGCCCTGGCCGAACTCGACCTGGGGCCGACGAGCGTCGTCTGGGACATCGGCGCCGGCAGCGGTTCGGTCGCCATCGAAGCCGCACAAATCGCGGCCAGCGGCAAGGTGTATGCCGTCGAGATGGACGCCGACGACCATGCGTTGATGGTCTCGAATGCCGAGCGGTTTGGCGTCAAGAATCTCGTCGCCGTGCATGGCCGCGCTCCGGACGCGTGGGCCGGTCTGCCGGTGCCCGACGCGATCTTTGTCGGCGGCAGCGGGCGCGGCATCAGCCGCGTGGTCGATGCCGCTTACGACCGCTTGCGGCCGGGCGGACGGCTCGTGGCGACCGTCGGTAGCATCGAAAACCTGTCCGAAGTGCATGGCACGCTCCACGCCCGCGGACCCGACGTGAAAGTCTGGCTGTTCAACATCGCCCGGGGCATCTACCAGCTCGAACGCGTCCGGTTCGAAGCGTTGAACCCAAGCTTTCTCATGTCGGTCCGCAAGCCGGACTGA
- a CDS encoding UvrD-helicase domain-containing protein translates to MPPDLNPPQRDAVQTLRGPLLVLAGAGTGKTRVVTYRIAALIAHGVRPARILAVTFTNKAAQEMQQRAAAILGKRLPERPEISTFHSLCVRILRRQIAALGYPQNFTIFDRGDQESLAREVLREIRVPEASLRPGDLLHHISRWKSAAVRPAQAVEFAATDVEHLAASGYRRYQQKLKDQGVLDFDDLLLCTEELFGISPEACRQESARFSHLLIDEYQDTNGSQYRIVKALALPHRNLCVVGDDDQSIYGWRGAEVAHILNFKHDWPDCKVVRLEDNYRSTGPILAMANRLIAFNRKRHPKELRASRVGGESPRIVQYADEEAEARHVVDDIRKAIGRENARPGEIAILFRTNEQPRPFEQELRRWRIPYVLIGGMSFFDRREVKDILAYLRLLVQPHDEASLLRIINTPARGIGRGALEKIKDRAVARGVSAWDVLGHEADLATLAPAAARGAHELRQLVERFRGRLSGESPVTVVNDLIRAIDYQKILEELYDDPNDRQARWAAIEQLVNGLADHVDRRGGNLADYLDDLVLSGRDEEPDKEKQLQRDAVVLMTLHSAKGLEFPRVWMIGMEEGLLPHHRAVSAEGEAIDEERRLCYVGVTRAQTYLTLTLAQSRRKWGKPRPSIPSRFLFELTGRTPQPEGETEQPAMGAKSSAAANAGKTRADGKPAARPLPKRPVRGRAPKKPGGRR, encoded by the coding sequence ATGCCACCCGACCTCAACCCCCCGCAGCGCGACGCGGTGCAGACCCTGCGAGGTCCGTTGCTGGTGCTGGCCGGTGCCGGCACCGGCAAGACCCGGGTCGTCACGTACCGTATTGCCGCACTGATTGCGCACGGTGTGCGCCCGGCACGCATCCTGGCGGTCACGTTCACGAACAAGGCCGCCCAGGAAATGCAGCAACGGGCTGCCGCGATCCTGGGAAAGCGGCTGCCTGAACGACCGGAAATCTCAACGTTCCATTCGTTGTGCGTGCGGATTCTGCGGCGCCAGATCGCCGCTCTGGGCTATCCCCAGAACTTCACGATCTTCGACCGGGGCGACCAGGAGTCGTTGGCCCGGGAGGTGCTCCGTGAAATCCGCGTGCCCGAGGCCTCGCTGCGCCCAGGCGATTTGCTGCACCACATCAGCCGCTGGAAGTCGGCGGCAGTCCGGCCCGCACAAGCGGTCGAATTCGCGGCGACGGACGTCGAGCACCTGGCGGCCTCGGGCTATCGCCGGTACCAGCAGAAGCTCAAGGACCAGGGCGTGCTCGATTTCGACGACCTGTTGCTGTGCACCGAGGAGTTGTTTGGCATTTCGCCCGAGGCCTGCCGGCAGGAATCGGCGCGGTTCAGCCATCTGCTGATCGACGAGTACCAGGACACCAACGGCAGCCAATACAGGATTGTCAAGGCGTTGGCCCTGCCGCATCGCAATCTCTGCGTCGTGGGCGACGACGACCAGTCGATATACGGTTGGCGCGGCGCCGAAGTGGCGCACATCCTGAACTTCAAGCACGACTGGCCCGACTGCAAGGTCGTGCGTCTGGAAGACAACTACCGCTCGACCGGGCCGATCCTGGCAATGGCCAACCGGCTGATCGCGTTCAATCGCAAGCGGCACCCGAAAGAGTTGCGTGCCTCGCGGGTGGGGGGTGAAAGCCCGCGGATCGTGCAATATGCCGACGAAGAAGCCGAAGCCCGGCACGTCGTCGACGATATTCGCAAAGCGATCGGCCGGGAGAATGCCCGGCCCGGCGAGATCGCCATCCTGTTTCGCACCAACGAACAGCCCCGGCCTTTCGAGCAAGAGCTGCGCCGGTGGCGAATCCCCTACGTGCTGATCGGCGGGATGTCGTTTTTCGACCGCCGCGAAGTGAAGGACATCCTCGCTTACCTGCGACTTTTGGTGCAGCCGCACGACGAGGCGTCGTTGTTGCGGATCATCAACACGCCGGCACGCGGCATCGGACGCGGCGCGCTCGAAAAGATCAAAGACCGGGCCGTCGCACGCGGGGTTTCGGCCTGGGACGTGCTCGGACACGAGGCCGACCTGGCCACGTTGGCTCCGGCCGCGGCGCGCGGCGCGCACGAGCTGCGCCAACTCGTCGAACGCTTCCGCGGGCGGCTTTCTGGCGAATCGCCGGTGACCGTGGTCAACGATTTGATTCGCGCGATCGACTATCAAAAGATTCTCGAAGAGTTGTACGACGACCCCAACGATCGCCAGGCACGGTGGGCCGCGATCGAGCAACTGGTCAACGGCCTGGCCGATCACGTCGATCGTCGCGGCGGCAATCTGGCCGACTATCTCGACGATCTGGTGCTCTCCGGGCGCGACGAGGAACCCGACAAGGAAAAGCAACTCCAGCGCGACGCCGTCGTGCTGATGACCTTGCACAGCGCCAAGGGGTTGGAGTTCCCCCGGGTCTGGATGATCGGCATGGAGGAGGGGCTCCTGCCGCACCATCGCGCCGTGTCGGCCGAAGGCGAAGCGATCGACGAAGAGCGCCGGCTGTGCTACGTGGGCGTCACGCGCGCGCAAACCTACTTGACGCTCACGCTGGCCCAATCGCGGCGCAAATGGGGCAAGCCGCGCCCGTCGATCCCCAGTCGATTCCTGTTCGAGTTGACCGGGCGAACGCCCCAGCCGGAAGGCGAGACGGAGCAGCCTGCGATGGGGGCAAAATCCAGCGCGGCGGCGAATGCCGGCAAGACGCGCGCCGACGGCAAGCCTGCCGCGCGGCCACTCCCGAAGCGTCCCGTGCGTGGTCGCGCGCCGAAGAAGCCCGGCGGCCGCCGCTAG
- a CDS encoding RluA family pseudouridine synthase, producing the protein MFDPSVRDDPIELEVEPHEAGVRLDWYLAHKLPIYSRTMLRKVINAKGVTVDGHREKASAILKPGQRLRIVLPPLPKTGPRPEPMALDLLYEDESLAAVNKPPGMVVHPARGHWSGTLASGLQHHFNQLSSVGGPTRPGIVHRLDRDTSGVIVVAKTDTAHLHLAEQFQNRTVQKQYLAIVVGAPELDRDFIDLPIGLHPYHRERMAIRHDSPTSKEAQSFYEVVERFRGFALVRIVPKTGRTHQIRVHLTSIGCPVLCDRLYGGRASLTRGDVTGRPEDTTELLARQALHAQRLCIVHPVTGRPLEFTAPLPADMEAVLQVLRLSRSL; encoded by the coding sequence ATGTTCGATCCTTCCGTTCGCGATGACCCCATCGAACTGGAGGTCGAACCCCATGAAGCCGGAGTGCGGCTCGATTGGTACCTGGCGCATAAGCTGCCAATCTACAGCCGCACGATGCTGCGCAAGGTCATCAACGCCAAGGGCGTGACCGTCGACGGGCACCGCGAAAAGGCCAGCGCCATTCTCAAGCCGGGCCAGCGACTGCGGATCGTGCTGCCCCCGTTGCCGAAAACGGGTCCTCGCCCCGAGCCGATGGCGCTCGATCTGCTCTACGAAGACGAGTCTTTGGCCGCCGTCAACAAACCGCCAGGGATGGTCGTCCATCCGGCCCGGGGACATTGGTCGGGCACCTTGGCCAGCGGGCTGCAGCATCATTTCAATCAGCTGAGCAGCGTGGGAGGGCCAACGCGGCCCGGCATCGTCCATCGTCTCGATCGTGACACCAGCGGCGTGATCGTCGTCGCCAAGACCGATACGGCCCATCTGCACCTGGCCGAACAGTTTCAGAATCGCACGGTCCAGAAACAGTATCTGGCGATCGTCGTCGGCGCGCCCGAGCTCGACCGCGACTTCATCGATTTGCCGATTGGCCTGCATCCCTATCACCGCGAGCGCATGGCAATCCGCCACGACAGTCCGACCAGCAAGGAGGCGCAAAGCTTCTACGAAGTGGTCGAGCGTTTTCGCGGATTCGCACTGGTGCGGATCGTGCCCAAGACGGGCCGTACGCATCAGATTCGCGTGCACCTGACGTCGATCGGCTGCCCGGTGTTGTGCGATCGGTTGTACGGCGGCCGGGCCAGCCTGACGCGCGGCGACGTGACCGGCCGACCCGAAGACACGACCGAGCTGCTCGCGCGTCAGGCGCTGCATGCGCAGCGCCTGTGCATCGTGCATCCCGTCACGGGAAGACCGCTTGAATTTACGGCTCCTTTGCCGGCCGACATGGAGGCCGTGCTCCAGGTTCTGCGGCTATCGCGGAGCCTATAA
- a CDS encoding PIG-L family deacetylase: MSTAPAEYPRLDVIAVGAHPDDVEIACGGTLAKLVKQGYQVGIIDLTDGEPTPASPGPEVRLAEAARAAETLGVQVRRTLELPNRRLFDSFEARVALGKEFRKYRPRVVIGFGDKTPLASPDHWQAMQITDAAVFYSRLTKWDAYFDGLPVHSISAQLYFSLSFGSPGHLPAAGQFVVDVTDTMEAKLASIACYATQFPPHKAHVLERIKAVNMVEGMAAGCAFGEAFINTRALRTGDLMAMLFGPRAHGEKPA; the protein is encoded by the coding sequence GTGAGCACAGCGCCTGCCGAGTATCCGAGGCTCGACGTCATCGCCGTCGGAGCCCACCCCGACGACGTCGAGATCGCCTGTGGCGGCACGCTCGCCAAGCTCGTCAAGCAGGGCTACCAGGTCGGCATTATCGACCTGACCGACGGCGAGCCCACGCCGGCCTCTCCGGGCCCGGAGGTGCGCCTGGCCGAGGCAGCACGGGCGGCCGAGACGCTCGGCGTCCAGGTGCGGCGCACCTTGGAGCTGCCCAACCGACGGCTGTTCGACAGCTTCGAGGCCCGTGTCGCCCTGGGCAAGGAATTCCGCAAATACAGGCCGCGCGTGGTGATTGGTTTCGGCGACAAGACCCCTTTGGCCTCGCCCGACCATTGGCAGGCCATGCAGATCACCGATGCGGCCGTGTTCTATTCGCGGCTGACCAAGTGGGACGCCTACTTCGACGGCCTGCCCGTACACAGCATCTCGGCACAGCTCTATTTTTCGCTGTCGTTCGGCTCGCCTGGACACCTGCCCGCGGCAGGGCAGTTCGTCGTCGACGTGACCGACACGATGGAGGCGAAGCTGGCCTCGATCGCCTGCTATGCGACGCAGTTTCCGCCGCACAAGGCGCATGTGCTCGAGCGCATCAAGGCCGTGAACATGGTCGAGGGCATGGCCGCGGGCTGCGCCTTTGGCGAGGCCTTCATCAACACACGGGCCCTCCGCACAGGCGACCTGATGGCAATGCTCTTTGGACCGCGAGCGCACGGGGAGAAGCCCGCCTAG
- a CDS encoding phosphoesterase, translating into MSLVDVEHVLVVPTEVFHGLGHFQGFHRDVDRYVTGLLRHEHFRFVPRPAAEADPSLKQLIPYVIFRYEDPDRGPCLFHYTRGSGQGEQRLHAKRSIGVGGHISAEDRTTATGELPDNLYDAAMRRELAEEVYLDGPHRAACVGLINDDQTEVGRVHLGIVHLFDLTGPHVRPREADLCDAGFAPVDALLADCDRFETWSQYCLRALFD; encoded by the coding sequence ATGTCGCTGGTCGATGTCGAGCATGTCCTCGTGGTTCCCACCGAGGTGTTTCACGGCCTGGGCCACTTCCAGGGGTTTCATCGCGACGTCGATCGCTACGTGACGGGGTTGTTGCGCCACGAGCATTTTCGCTTCGTCCCACGGCCCGCCGCCGAGGCCGATCCGAGTTTGAAGCAACTGATTCCCTACGTGATCTTTCGCTATGAAGATCCGGACCGCGGACCCTGCTTGTTCCACTACACCCGGGGATCGGGCCAGGGCGAGCAACGGCTGCACGCCAAGCGGAGCATCGGCGTCGGCGGCCATATCTCGGCCGAGGATCGGACGACGGCAACCGGCGAACTGCCCGACAATCTCTACGACGCGGCGATGCGCCGCGAACTCGCGGAAGAGGTCTATCTCGACGGGCCGCACCGCGCGGCATGTGTCGGTTTGATCAACGACGACCAGACCGAAGTGGGCCGCGTCCACCTGGGCATCGTGCATCTGTTCGATTTGACGGGGCCCCATGTGCGTCCGCGCGAAGCGGACCTGTGCGACGCCGGTTTTGCTCCGGTCGATGCTTTGCTGGCCGATTGCGACCGCTTTGAAACCTGGTCGCAGTACTGCCTGCGGGCATTGTTCGATTGA
- a CDS encoding fumarylacetoacetate hydrolase family protein: MQLARILDPQGNNAVALIENRTVRQLALEGGQYRSLTDILESGDPAAIAQFLIDGSQRPREVDDVTFLAPLDEQEIWAAGVTYIRSRSERMKESQQAASFYAQVYEADRPELFFKATPHRVAGPGQPVRIRSDASWNVPEPELALVLSSRLRLVGYTIGNDMSSRDIEGANPLYLPQAKVYDACCGLGPAITLRPSMPPPEEIGIRLAIRRGERMVFHGETQIKQMKRTYQDLIDYLGRDNSFPKGVILLTGTGIVPGDDFTLQRGDVVEITIDGIGTLVNPVVQG; the protein is encoded by the coding sequence ATGCAACTTGCTCGCATCCTCGACCCGCAGGGCAACAACGCCGTGGCCCTGATCGAAAACCGCACTGTGCGGCAGTTGGCGCTCGAGGGCGGCCAATATCGCTCGCTGACCGATATTCTCGAGTCGGGCGACCCGGCGGCGATCGCCCAGTTCTTGATCGATGGCAGCCAGCGGCCTCGCGAAGTCGACGACGTCACGTTTCTGGCTCCGCTCGACGAGCAAGAGATTTGGGCCGCGGGCGTAACCTACATTCGCAGCCGCAGCGAGCGGATGAAGGAATCGCAACAGGCCGCCTCGTTCTACGCGCAGGTCTACGAGGCCGATCGGCCGGAATTGTTCTTCAAGGCCACGCCGCATCGCGTGGCAGGGCCAGGACAGCCGGTACGCATTCGCTCCGATGCGAGCTGGAATGTGCCTGAGCCGGAACTGGCCCTCGTACTTTCGTCGCGGCTGCGGCTGGTCGGCTACACGATCGGTAACGATATGAGTTCGCGCGACATCGAGGGGGCCAATCCGCTGTATCTGCCGCAGGCCAAGGTTTATGACGCCTGCTGCGGACTGGGGCCCGCGATCACGTTGCGCCCGTCGATGCCGCCGCCGGAAGAGATCGGCATCCGCCTGGCGATCCGTCGCGGCGAGCGCATGGTGTTTCACGGCGAGACGCAAATCAAGCAGATGAAGCGCACCTACCAGGACTTGATCGATTACCTGGGCCGCGACAACAGCTTTCCCAAGGGGGTCATCTTGTTGACCGGCACCGGCATCGTGCCGGGCGACGATTTCACGCTCCAGCGCGGCGACGTCGTCGAAATCACCATCGACGGCATCGGTACCCTGGTCAACCCGGTCGTACAGGGATAG
- a CDS encoding phosphoglycerate dehydrogenase, with product MPRVLVTPFMLHHQPGPYLDALSSAGLEAVYPTGGRSLMDPQLLTEDLRGVDAVLAGMEPFNRDVLAASKLRVIARMGVGYDAIDVAAATRGGTLITITPGTNEPSVAEQTLALILGIYRGFPGRDHEARSGHWKRQTLPRLAGKTLGLIGLGRIGRALVPRALGLGLKIMACDPMADAAFAAAHQVRLCSLDELLAEADIVSLHCPRTPETENLINAAALARMKSGSVLINTARGEVVDEMALVDALRSRHLLGAGLDVFRVEPLPADHPLTKLDNVLLSPHMGGLDHESVVAMSHKAAWCIGELFQKRWPDGCVVNHSLREGWHW from the coding sequence ATGCCCCGTGTGCTCGTCACCCCGTTCATGCTCCATCACCAGCCTGGCCCCTATCTCGACGCGCTGTCCAGTGCGGGGCTCGAAGCGGTGTACCCGACAGGTGGCCGCTCGTTGATGGATCCCCAGTTGCTGACCGAAGATCTGCGGGGGGTCGATGCGGTCCTGGCCGGCATGGAGCCCTTCAATCGCGACGTCCTGGCGGCGTCGAAGCTGCGCGTGATTGCACGGATGGGCGTGGGCTACGACGCCATCGACGTCGCCGCGGCAACTCGGGGCGGGACCCTGATCACCATCACTCCCGGGACAAACGAGCCCTCGGTTGCCGAACAGACGCTGGCGCTGATCCTGGGTATCTATCGCGGCTTTCCAGGACGCGATCACGAGGCTCGTAGCGGCCATTGGAAGCGGCAGACGCTGCCGCGGCTGGCCGGCAAAACGCTCGGTTTGATCGGCCTCGGACGAATTGGTCGCGCGCTCGTACCGCGGGCCCTGGGACTGGGCCTGAAGATCATGGCCTGCGATCCGATGGCCGATGCGGCATTTGCCGCGGCGCACCAGGTGCGGCTCTGCTCGCTCGATGAGTTGCTGGCCGAGGCCGACATCGTGAGCCTGCACTGCCCACGCACCCCCGAAACCGAGAATCTGATCAACGCCGCGGCCCTGGCACGGATGAAGTCCGGCAGCGTGTTGATCAACACCGCACGCGGCGAAGTGGTCGACGAAATGGCCCTGGTCGACGCCCTGCGGAGCCGCCATCTGCTGGGGGCGGGCCTCGACGTGTTTCGCGTCGAGCCGTTGCCGGCTGACCACCCGTTGACCAAGCTCGACAATGTTCTGCTCAGCCCGCATATGGGCGGCCTCGATCATGAGTCGGTCGTCGCCATGAGTCACAAGGCGGCCTGGTGTATCGGCGAGCTGTTCCAAAAGCGCTGGCCCGACGGCTGCGTCGTCAATCACTCGCTGCGCGAAGGCTGGCATTGGTAG
- a CDS encoding aminotransferase class V-fold PLP-dependent enzyme → MVKLPIYMDNHATTRVDPRVLEAMLSWFGEKYGNAGSINHSFGDEARQAVDAARESVAAALGTGARQIVFTSGATESNNLAIRGVCERARRRGNHVVSVSTEHKSVLEPLARLGRRDFEITLLSPEQVGSTCPGRLDPQQVADALRDDTLLVSVMWANNEIGVIQAIAEIAALCRQRGVIVHCDATQAVGKVPVNVEALDVDLLSFSGHKIYGPKGVGGLYVRRRAPSVRLEPQIEGGGQEHGLRSGTLNVPGIVGLARALELCVAELPDETQRIAAMRDRLYRGLTTELDEVLLNGPPLEMAGARLPGNLNLSFAYVDGEALMMSLRDLAVSSGAACTSANPEPSHVLRALGISDDLTRASLRFGLGRFNSPDEVEFAISAVAETVRRLRRMSSMA, encoded by the coding sequence ATGGTCAAGCTGCCGATTTACATGGACAACCATGCCACGACTCGGGTCGATCCCCGGGTACTCGAGGCGATGTTGTCCTGGTTCGGTGAAAAGTACGGCAATGCCGGCAGCATCAATCACAGCTTTGGCGACGAGGCGCGGCAGGCGGTCGATGCGGCCCGCGAAAGCGTAGCGGCCGCGCTGGGCACCGGCGCCCGGCAGATCGTCTTCACCAGCGGCGCCACCGAGAGCAACAATCTGGCGATCCGCGGCGTTTGCGAACGCGCCAGGCGGCGCGGCAACCACGTGGTGAGCGTGTCGACCGAGCACAAGTCGGTGCTTGAGCCGTTAGCGCGTCTGGGGCGGCGCGATTTTGAAATCACGCTGCTGAGTCCGGAACAGGTCGGCTCGACCTGCCCGGGGCGGCTTGATCCGCAGCAAGTGGCCGATGCCCTGCGCGACGACACGCTGCTCGTGTCGGTCATGTGGGCCAACAACGAGATCGGCGTCATCCAAGCCATCGCCGAGATCGCCGCGCTCTGCCGGCAGCGGGGCGTGATCGTGCATTGCGACGCGACGCAGGCCGTGGGCAAAGTGCCCGTCAACGTCGAAGCCCTGGACGTCGACCTGCTCAGCTTTTCGGGGCACAAGATCTACGGCCCCAAGGGAGTCGGCGGGCTCTACGTGCGGCGGCGCGCGCCGAGCGTACGGCTGGAACCCCAGATCGAAGGCGGCGGGCAGGAGCACGGTTTGCGCAGCGGCACGTTGAACGTGCCGGGCATCGTAGGCCTTGCGCGTGCGCTGGAGCTCTGCGTCGCCGAGTTGCCGGACGAGACGCAGCGAATTGCGGCCATGCGCGATCGATTGTACCGGGGACTGACCACCGAACTGGACGAGGTGCTGCTGAATGGCCCACCGCTGGAGATGGCTGGCGCGCGGCTGCCGGGCAATCTGAATCTCAGCTTCGCCTATGTCGACGGCGAGGCGCTGATGATGAGTCTGCGCGACCTGGCCGTCAGTTCGGGGGCCGCCTGCACGTCGGCCAATCCCGAGCCGAGCCACGTGCTGCGAGCCCTGGGGATCAGCGACGACCTGACGCGGGCCAGTCTGCGGTTCGGGCTGGGCCGTTTCAACTCGCCGGACGAGGTTGAGTTTGCGATCTCGGCAGTGGCCGAGACGGTCCGCCGGCTCCGGCGGATGAGTAGCATGGCGTAA
- a CDS encoding iron-sulfur cluster assembly accessory protein: MAVTLTEKAAAEVKKIIQEQNLGAETLLRVGVAGGGCSGFQYSLGFDTQYDEKTDSKFDCFGVPVVVDKKSALYLDGTKVDFYDGLEKRGFTFENPNATRSCGCGSSFSA, encoded by the coding sequence ATGGCAGTCACCCTGACCGAAAAAGCAGCGGCCGAAGTCAAAAAGATCATTCAGGAGCAGAACCTGGGCGCTGAGACTTTGCTGCGCGTGGGCGTTGCGGGCGGCGGCTGCAGCGGCTTCCAATACAGCCTGGGCTTCGACACCCAGTACGACGAAAAGACCGATAGCAAGTTCGATTGCTTCGGCGTGCCGGTCGTCGTCGACAAGAAGAGTGCACTGTACCTCGATGGTACCAAAGTCGACTTCTACGACGGGCTGGAAAAGCGCGGGTTCACGTTCGAAAATCCGAACGCAACCCGTAGCTGCGGTTGCGGCAGCTCGTTCTCGGCCTAA